The following proteins are co-located in the Oryzias melastigma strain HK-1 linkage group LG8, ASM292280v2, whole genome shotgun sequence genome:
- the fzd2 gene encoding frizzled-2 has protein sequence MVTFWVLCLAAVISAQHQGDDGLMVPPHGFCQQISIPLCTDIAYNQTIMPNLMGNHNQDDAGLEVHQFYPLVKVQCSPELKFFLCSMYAPVCTVLEKPIPPCRPICEKARQGCEALMNKFGFQWPEKLRCENFPLLGDGQICVGQNESSSPTVPPPLPPAPGTQEVLRIPTHERPFTCPSVLRVPPYLNYHFLDEKDCGAPCESPRNGGNMFFSDKEIHFARMWVLIWSVLCCTSTFFTVTTYLIDMQRFRYPERPIIFLSGCYTMVSIAYIAGHFLGDKVACNDSFSPDGYKTIVQGTKKEGCTILFMMLYFFSMASSIWWVILSLTWFLAAGMKWGHEAIEANSQYFHLAAWAVPAVKTISILAMGQIEGDVLSGVCFVSLSNLDPLRGFVLAPLFIYLFIGTSFLLAGFVSLFRIRTIMKHDGTKTEKLEQLMVRIGVFSVLYTVPATIVIACFFYEQAFRPHWERSWVSRNCRSLAIPCPTQSRPHMTPDFTVYMIKYLMTLIVGITSGFWIWSGKTLHSWRKFYTRLTSGKHGETTV, from the coding sequence atggtGACTTTTTGGGTTTTGTGTCTTGCTGCTGTGATATCAGCACAACATCAGGGGGACGACGGACTAATGGTCCCGCCGCATGGGTTTTGCCAGCAGATTTCGATACCTCTATGCACAGATATCGCCTACAACCAAACAATCATGCCCAATCTCATGGGGAACCACAACCAGGATGATGCGGGGCTCGAGGTCCACCAGTTCTACCCGCTCGTGAAGGTACAGTGCTCGCCGGAGTTGAAGTTCTTCCTGTGCTCCATGTATGCGCCTGTCTGCACCGTTTTGGAGAAGCCCATTCCCCCGTGCAGGCCCATCTGTGAGAAAGCCCGGCAGGGCTGCGAGGCTCTCATGAACAAGTTTGGCTTTCAGTGGCCAGAGAAGCTGCGCTGCGAGAACTTCCCTCTGCTGGGAGATGGGCAGATCTGCGTGGGTCAGAACGAGTCCTCCAGCCCCACCGTGCCCCCTCCACTGCCACCAGCCCCAGGGACTCAGGAGGTCCTCAGGATCCCCACACACGAGAGGCCGTTCACCTGTCCTTCTGTTCTCAGGGTCCCCCCATACTtgaattatcattttttggACGAGAAGGACTGTGGAGCTCCATGTGAATCACCCAGGAATGGTGGGAACATGTTTTTCAGCGACAAGGAGATCCACTTTGCCCGAATGTGGGTTCTGATCTGGTCTGTACTTTGCTGCACATCGACTTTTTTCACCGTAACCACCTATTTAATCGACATGCAGCGCTTCCGATACCCGGAGCGGCCGATCATCTTTTTGTCCGGCTGCTACACGATGGTCTCTATTGCTTACATAGCGGGCCACTTCCTGGGAGACAAGGTGGCGTGCAATGACAGCTTCAGCCCCGATGGATATAAGACTATCGTTCAAGGCACCAAAAAGGAAGGCTGCACCATCCTCTTCATGATGCTCTACTTCTTCAGCATGGCCAGCTCCATCTGGTGGGTCATCCTGTCCCTCACCTGGTTCCTGGCTGCAGGGATGAAATGGGGCCATGAGGCCATTGAGGCCAACTCTCAGTATTTTCACTTGGCGGCGTGGGCCGTGCCGGCCGTGAAGACCATCAGCATCCTGGCCATGGGGCAGATTGAAGGCGACGTGCTCAGCGGCGTCTGCTTCGTGAGTCTCAGCAACTTGGATCCGCTGAGAGGGTTCGTGTTGGCGCCGCTCTTCATCTACCTGTTCATCGGTACCTCTTTCTTGCTGGCTGGCTTCGTTTCGCTGTTCAGGATCCGCACCATCATGAAACACGATGGCACCAAGACGGAGAAGCTGGAGCAGCTGATGGTGCGGATCGGAGTGTTCAGCGTGCTCTACACCGTTCCGGCCACCATCGTCATCGCCTGCTTCTTCTACGAGCAAGCTTTCCGGCCGCACTGGGAGCGGAGCTGGGTCAGCCGGAACTGCCGGAGTCTGGCCATTCCCTGTCCGACTCAGAGCAGACCGCACATGACCCCGGACTTCACCGTCTACATGATCAAATACCTCATGACGCTGATAGTCGGCATCACATCTGGTTTCTGGATCTGGTCTGGGAAGACGCTGCACTCCTGGCGCAAGTTCTACACACGGCTGACGAGTGGCAAGCACGGAGAAACCACCGTGTAG
- the moto gene encoding uncharacterized protein moto isoform X2, translated as MALDGHQETSTKAFFENYQDITSHVPWSHTPSNHSSETSAFAQNSFKKRNPTVNPDYEGEADLQGLVSNILDEKDASDSFYSESLPGSSSIWSPKTLREELQCYPSEAEVFPNTPMPSNHLPHDMFNHAPQPELTQQFNSVATNEQYHPNLPNGDSCSFQLKKLPPGLPLPNAVNAGPPEIHLNKYAWMPKNMEKEANQPVNNYPEVSNVYNPPNNMNGSPFDGFYDDRSIQTQEDMNQLVRSFQSLISSENNYISPENFTNMQKKSRDDKTEQYQITSQAMSPQRAPMMQIPKQLMDNLVQHGRVGDLRKQTFNQHLTNFSPYNRDYFQQSNQSSDHSQRRMAADNTNVGTSPYFNHHVPQSQMHKIKQQMQKEKRRTHTSGFHGEDFPKRHQSNAYMTPEKKTQLSQNMYFQGSMQPHRAEGEHNMIGAENASQLNPFARPSKDLRRPSDFIPRSTSFHELRMSGHEASGYGPNVSDLRASSFQSHPSAATPPLMMNQGAANQLHVYVDECDRECRALEKERKAIEGTLRKTFPGIRIPAGASVNLPRPSGSPTKLDHIVVNQMREQIKVANLFERMEALCDAPLHNNIHTVLKRHHMAVCITQARCNENARSFKHQQQKTPFMENKATLMVMALQDLAATTRRLRTALWGALQMTLPPPVRTPEYHDYEAVTCTDKCSVPFVGYSFTLMN; from the exons ATGGCGTTGGACGGACATCAGGAAACAAGCACAAAAGCGTTTTTTGAGAATTATCAA GACATCACCTCTCATGTGCCGTGGTCTCACACTCCCTCAAACCATTCCAGTGAAACTAGTGCTTTTGCCCAGAACAGCTTTAAGAAAAG GAACCCAACTGTTAATCCTGATTATGAGGGTGAAGCAGATCTGCAGGGTTTAGTGTCAAACATTTTGGATGAGAAAGATGCAAGTGACAGCTTCTACAGTGAAAG cTTACCTGGAAGCAGCTCCATCTGGTCTCCAAAGACACTGAGAGAAGAGCTGCAATGTTATCCCTCAGAAGCTGAAGTCTTCCCAAATACCCCAATGCCTTCAAATCATTTACCCCATGACATGTTCAACCACGCACCACAGCCTGAGTTGACtcaacaattcaattcagttgCGACTAATGAACAGTATCATCCCAATCTGCCAAATGGAGACAGTTGCTCCTTCCAGCTGAAGAAATTGCCACCAGGTCTACCATTACCCAACGCAGTAAACGCAGGTCCACCTGAAATACATCTGAATAAATACGCCTGGATGCCAAAAAATATGGAGAAGGAAGCCAATCAACCAGTGAATAACTACCCAGAGGTCAGCAACGTCTATAATCCCCCAAACAATATGAATGGATCACCTTTTGATGGTTTCTATGACGACCGCTCCATTCAGACTCAGGAGGACATGAACCAGCTGGTCAGGAGCTTCCAGTCCCTCATATCCTCAGAGAATAATTACATTTCCCCTGAAAATTttacaaacatgcaaaaaaagagCAGAGACGACAAGACTGAACAATACCAAATTACTAGCCAAGCGATGTCACCACAGAGAGCTCCCATGATGCAGATCCCAAAACAGCTGATGGACAACCTGGTGCAGCACGGCCGAGTTGGAGATTTGAGAAAACAAACGTTTAATCAGCACCTCACTAACTTCAGCCCTTACAACAGGGACTACTTTCAGCAATCAAACCAATCTTCTGATCACTCACAGAGAAGGATGGCAGCAGATAACACGAATGTAGGTACGAGCCCGTATTTTAATCATCACGTCCCCCAAAGCCAGATGCACAAGATCAAGCAACAGATGcagaaggagaagaggaggacaCACACGTCTGGGTTTCATGGAGAAGACTTCCCCAAGAGGCACCAAAGCAACGCTTACATGAcaccagaaaagaaaacacaactcTCTCAGAACATGTACTTCCAAGGGAGCATGCAGCCTCACAGAGCTGAAGGAGAACACAACATGATAGGTGCAGAGAACGCTTCTCAACTTAACCCGTTTGCACGTCCCAGCAAAGATCTCAGAAGGCCCTCAGACTTCATCCCTAGATCAACATCCTTCCATGAACTTCGTATGTCTGGACACGAGGCTTCAGGTTACGGCCCAAATGTCAGCGACTTGAGAGCCTCATCTTTTCAAAGTCACCCGTCCGCCGCTACTCCTCCACTCATGATGAATCAAGGAGCGGCGAACCAGCTCCACGTCTACGTGGATGAATGTGACAGGGAGTGCAGGGCTCTGGAGAAGGAAAGAAAGGCG ATTGAGGGCACTCTAAGAAAAACTTTCCCTGGAATACGGATTCCAGCAGGCGCCAGCGTCAACCTCCCCAGACCCTCAGGAAGCCCCACGAAACTGGACCACATTGTTGTTAACCAGATGAGAGAACAAATAAAG GTAGCAAACCTTTTCGAAAGAATGGAGGCTCTCTGTGACGCCCCTCTGCACAACAACATACACACAGTGCTGAAACGGCATCACATGGCTGTGTGCATCACACAAGCACGATGCAACGAGAACGCCAGGAGCTTCAAACACCAGCAGCAGAAAACTCCTTTCAtggaaaataaag ccACCTTGATGGTCATGGCGCTGCAGGATCTGGCAGCGACTACCAGGAGGCTCCGCACAGCTCTGTGGGGCGCTCTGCAGATGACCCTCCCCCCTCCCGTCAGGACACCCGAATACCACGATTATGAGGCAGTCACGTGCACAGACAAGTGCAGCGTTCCGTTCGTAGGTTACTCTTTCACACTCATGAATTAA
- the moto gene encoding uncharacterized protein moto isoform X1, whose product MALDGHQETSTKAFFENYQKDITSHVPWSHTPSNHSSETSAFAQNSFKKRNPTVNPDYEGEADLQGLVSNILDEKDASDSFYSESLPGSSSIWSPKTLREELQCYPSEAEVFPNTPMPSNHLPHDMFNHAPQPELTQQFNSVATNEQYHPNLPNGDSCSFQLKKLPPGLPLPNAVNAGPPEIHLNKYAWMPKNMEKEANQPVNNYPEVSNVYNPPNNMNGSPFDGFYDDRSIQTQEDMNQLVRSFQSLISSENNYISPENFTNMQKKSRDDKTEQYQITSQAMSPQRAPMMQIPKQLMDNLVQHGRVGDLRKQTFNQHLTNFSPYNRDYFQQSNQSSDHSQRRMAADNTNVGTSPYFNHHVPQSQMHKIKQQMQKEKRRTHTSGFHGEDFPKRHQSNAYMTPEKKTQLSQNMYFQGSMQPHRAEGEHNMIGAENASQLNPFARPSKDLRRPSDFIPRSTSFHELRMSGHEASGYGPNVSDLRASSFQSHPSAATPPLMMNQGAANQLHVYVDECDRECRALEKERKAIEGTLRKTFPGIRIPAGASVNLPRPSGSPTKLDHIVVNQMREQIKVANLFERMEALCDAPLHNNIHTVLKRHHMAVCITQARCNENARSFKHQQQKTPFMENKATLMVMALQDLAATTRRLRTALWGALQMTLPPPVRTPEYHDYEAVTCTDKCSVPFVGYSFTLMN is encoded by the exons ATGGCGTTGGACGGACATCAGGAAACAAGCACAAAAGCGTTTTTTGAGAATTATCAA AAGGACATCACCTCTCATGTGCCGTGGTCTCACACTCCCTCAAACCATTCCAGTGAAACTAGTGCTTTTGCCCAGAACAGCTTTAAGAAAAG GAACCCAACTGTTAATCCTGATTATGAGGGTGAAGCAGATCTGCAGGGTTTAGTGTCAAACATTTTGGATGAGAAAGATGCAAGTGACAGCTTCTACAGTGAAAG cTTACCTGGAAGCAGCTCCATCTGGTCTCCAAAGACACTGAGAGAAGAGCTGCAATGTTATCCCTCAGAAGCTGAAGTCTTCCCAAATACCCCAATGCCTTCAAATCATTTACCCCATGACATGTTCAACCACGCACCACAGCCTGAGTTGACtcaacaattcaattcagttgCGACTAATGAACAGTATCATCCCAATCTGCCAAATGGAGACAGTTGCTCCTTCCAGCTGAAGAAATTGCCACCAGGTCTACCATTACCCAACGCAGTAAACGCAGGTCCACCTGAAATACATCTGAATAAATACGCCTGGATGCCAAAAAATATGGAGAAGGAAGCCAATCAACCAGTGAATAACTACCCAGAGGTCAGCAACGTCTATAATCCCCCAAACAATATGAATGGATCACCTTTTGATGGTTTCTATGACGACCGCTCCATTCAGACTCAGGAGGACATGAACCAGCTGGTCAGGAGCTTCCAGTCCCTCATATCCTCAGAGAATAATTACATTTCCCCTGAAAATTttacaaacatgcaaaaaaagagCAGAGACGACAAGACTGAACAATACCAAATTACTAGCCAAGCGATGTCACCACAGAGAGCTCCCATGATGCAGATCCCAAAACAGCTGATGGACAACCTGGTGCAGCACGGCCGAGTTGGAGATTTGAGAAAACAAACGTTTAATCAGCACCTCACTAACTTCAGCCCTTACAACAGGGACTACTTTCAGCAATCAAACCAATCTTCTGATCACTCACAGAGAAGGATGGCAGCAGATAACACGAATGTAGGTACGAGCCCGTATTTTAATCATCACGTCCCCCAAAGCCAGATGCACAAGATCAAGCAACAGATGcagaaggagaagaggaggacaCACACGTCTGGGTTTCATGGAGAAGACTTCCCCAAGAGGCACCAAAGCAACGCTTACATGAcaccagaaaagaaaacacaactcTCTCAGAACATGTACTTCCAAGGGAGCATGCAGCCTCACAGAGCTGAAGGAGAACACAACATGATAGGTGCAGAGAACGCTTCTCAACTTAACCCGTTTGCACGTCCCAGCAAAGATCTCAGAAGGCCCTCAGACTTCATCCCTAGATCAACATCCTTCCATGAACTTCGTATGTCTGGACACGAGGCTTCAGGTTACGGCCCAAATGTCAGCGACTTGAGAGCCTCATCTTTTCAAAGTCACCCGTCCGCCGCTACTCCTCCACTCATGATGAATCAAGGAGCGGCGAACCAGCTCCACGTCTACGTGGATGAATGTGACAGGGAGTGCAGGGCTCTGGAGAAGGAAAGAAAGGCG ATTGAGGGCACTCTAAGAAAAACTTTCCCTGGAATACGGATTCCAGCAGGCGCCAGCGTCAACCTCCCCAGACCCTCAGGAAGCCCCACGAAACTGGACCACATTGTTGTTAACCAGATGAGAGAACAAATAAAG GTAGCAAACCTTTTCGAAAGAATGGAGGCTCTCTGTGACGCCCCTCTGCACAACAACATACACACAGTGCTGAAACGGCATCACATGGCTGTGTGCATCACACAAGCACGATGCAACGAGAACGCCAGGAGCTTCAAACACCAGCAGCAGAAAACTCCTTTCAtggaaaataaag ccACCTTGATGGTCATGGCGCTGCAGGATCTGGCAGCGACTACCAGGAGGCTCCGCACAGCTCTGTGGGGCGCTCTGCAGATGACCCTCCCCCCTCCCGTCAGGACACCCGAATACCACGATTATGAGGCAGTCACGTGCACAGACAAGTGCAGCGTTCCGTTCGTAGGTTACTCTTTCACACTCATGAATTAA
- the ccdc43 gene encoding coiled-coil domain-containing protein 43, with amino-acid sequence MAAPLPDAGEFETWLNERLDSLEVDREVYGAYILGILQEEESDEEKEDALRGILSAFLEEDAMEDVCKQIIQQWADYSSRSAAMKNADAEVQAIASLIEKQAQIVVKQKEVSEESKKRKEALLAQYANITDEEDEAEEEEPAGGIDITANERSLFKNTNVEEVLHRQKQKRDQAREDAQKKKEMDKMQREKDKLAKQDRKEKEKKRTQKNERRR; translated from the exons ATGGCGGCGCCCTTGCCAGACGCCGGGGAGTTTGAAACCTGGTTAAATGAGCGATTAGATAGTCTGGAAGTGGATCGGGAGGTGTACGGGGCTTACATTCTGGGGATCCTACAAGAAGAAGAGAGCGACGAGGAGAAAGAAGACGCTCTTCGCGGGATTTTATCGGCGTTTCTG GAAGAGGATGCCATGGAAGATGTCTGCAAACAGATCATCCAGCAGTGGGCAGACTATTCAAGCCGATCAGCAGCCATGAAAAATGCAGATG CTGAGGTCCAGGCCATCGCCAGCTTGATAGAAAAGCAAGCGCAGATAGTGGTGAAACAGAAGGAAGTCTCTGAGGAGTCAAAGAAGAGGAAAGAGGCTCTACTGGCTCAATATGCCAACATAACAGACGAGGAGGA TGAAGCTGAAGAAGAGGAGCCTGCAGGCGGAATTGACATCACTGCAAATGAAAGAT CCCTGTTTAAGAACACCAACGTGGAGGAGGTGCTCCACCGACAGAAGCAAAAGCGGGATCAGGCTCGGGAAGACgctcagaagaagaaagaaatggaCAAGATGCAGCGGGAGAAGGACAAGCTGGCCAAGCAGGACCggaaggagaaggagaagaagcgCACACAGAAAAATGAGCGGCgaagataa